The following is a genomic window from Cryptococcus depauperatus CBS 7841 chromosome 2, complete sequence.
GCGTGTCAGAAGAGACCACTACCGGCGTCCATCACCTTTACAAGGCTTTCAAAGAGGGCAAGCTCAAGGTCCCTGCTATCAATGTTAATGACTCTGTCACCAAGTCCAAGTTTGACAACTATTATGGCTGCAGGGAGTCCCTGGTTGACGGTATTAAGCGTGCTACAGATATTATGCTTGCCGGCAAAGTTGCTGTTGTCGCCGGTTTCGGTGATGTAGGCAAGGGTTGTGCCGAGTCTCTTCGATCTTACGGCGCACGAGTCATTGTCACCGAGATTGATCCCATTAACGCTCTTCAAGCAGCCATGGCTGGGTTCGAAGTCACCACCATGGAAGAAGCTGCTCCGAGGGGTAACGTTTTTGTGACCACTACGGGTTGCAGAGACATTATCACTGGTGTTCACTTTGAGGCCATGCCCGAGGATGCCATTGTTTCCAACATTGGTCActttgatgttgaaattgACATTGCTTGGCTTAAGGCTAACGCCGTTGAATGTGTCAACATCAAGCCTCAAGTTGACCGATTCACCATGAAGTCTGGCAGACACTTGATTCTCCTTGCTGAAGGCCGTCTTGTCAACCTCGGCTGCGGTACTGGTCACCCCTCTTTCGTGATGTCTTGCTCATTTGCCAACCAAGTTTTGGCTCAGATCGCTCTCTGGACAAACCCTGAGGCATATCCCCTTGGTGTTCAGTTCGTCTTTCCAGTTTATTTTCTAGTTGCTTTATTAACGTTATTGCAGCATGCTCCCCAAATCTCTTGACGAGGAGGTTGCTCGTGCTCACTTGGCCCAGCTCGGCATCAAGCTCACTACCATGACTAAAGTCCAGGCGGACTATCTTGGCTTGCCAGTTGAGGGTCCATACAAGCCTGACTACTACGTAAGTTTTTCTTCGCCGACTGTAAGGACGGTACTGATGAACAACGCAGAGGTACTAAGCATTCAAACTGGGCTTCAACTGCCCCTGTCTGCTTTTCCTGTTGATGTCTCATTTTATTTGCAAAACTTTCGTCCAATCTCGTTGGCACTCATCATCAATAAACGTCATATTCACTGTATACCCGTCATTCACCTTGGCATTATTACTATAGCTCAAAACAGCAACGGAATTtatttgtctttttcttttttggtATTACGTGCATAAGGCTTCAACTGCCCCATTTTTGTTCATAACGTTTCGAATTTCTCCGTATTGTAGAGTCATTAGAAAAGTCAGGAAGCTGTACGGGATCTATGTATGGCCTTGGACGAAGCAATGTGAATCGAGGCGGATTTCttatttcttgtcttttattGATTCCAAGTCAATGTCCAAGAGCAAGCGTTGTTTGCTCCATGCGTCTACAATGAGGGCAAATTCAGAGAGTTTCATACTCCAACACGAATTGAACGCTTTCGGCCGCAACATTGTTTATAATCGTTTTAATCGTCACTGTTCTGTCTGTACGCAACGTGGGACAGAACGTTCTTCTTGTCCAACTTTGTAGACTGGCCACAAGTTGATGTTTGTTGTTGTGTTTCTACTGAAGTTCGCCAAACCTGAATGACCAACTGTAATGTATTCCAACTATGATGTATTCAAATTCCTATTGCAATGCAGCTTTCTCTCCAATAAATTTTCAAGTGCTTCGGCGATTATCTAGTCACTGAAGCCGAAGCTTCGGCATCGGGGCTATTTTTGGTCACCGACCTTGGCCGAATCAACAAGTCATCGCAAAAGGCAGGTTCGTCGGCATGCATATCGGTACCATGaaacatatatatatatatatatatacattgCTTGACAATGAATTATACTCTTATAATTTCAACATTGTGATTATGGCTGGACAAGAGTTAACTAATATGTCTTCAGCAACCACCATATCTGTCAACGGCGACCACGAGAAGAAATCTTTCGAGGCCCCTTTGCAGCCAGTCCCATTAGGAGAGAGCGCCATTCCATCATCCGCTATGCAACCTGCGAGTAATGAGGTGAATGAGAATCCAAGCactgaagagaagaaggcgaaaGCTCCACTAGCAGGCCATTCCAGTGTTCATACGCCGTTGGAACTGCCCAGATGGAGGTTCTGGGCAATCTTTATCTCACTCATGAtttctgtctttttgtttgcCCTAGGTAAGGTTTTCATCTTATGCGCTGTCTTCCAGTACTGATCCGTCATAGACCAACTCATCGTTGCTACTGCTATTCCAAAAATTACCTCTCAATTCAACTCCCTTAGCCAACTTTCCTGGCTTGCCTCTGGTTTTTTGTGTGTCTAATCTTTACATCTGTTTCACCTGCTGATGGGTCACCAGCCTGACCTTGTTGTCGTTCAACCTCCTCTACTCTCAACTCCTCAACATTTTCCCCTCCAAGCATGTCATCATTACCGCCGTGTTCATATTCGAAATTGGTTCTCTTGTCTGTGGTGTCGCTCCCAATATGAATGTCTTGATTCTTGGTCGAGCTCTTGCGGGACTGGGCGCTGCAGGAATCTTTAGTACAGGCATGGTGATTATTGCTGAGATGACACCGTTGCACTCGAGAGCACAGTATTTTGCCTTGTTTGGTGTCTGGTAAGTGAAGTTGTTCATCTGTGGTAAGCACCACTGACCCGCAACAGTTTCGCCATTGCATCTATCATTGGCCCTCTTATCGGCGGCGTTTTCGCGGATCATGTATCTTGGCGATGGTGTTTCTACATCAATCTTCCGCTTGGTGGAGTCGCTATGGCCTGTCTCGTCCTAGTCCAGCCTGCCAAGCCTCCTCTCGGTCGCAATGAGTCTTACAAGGGCTATTCCAAGGATATGATCAAACAGGTGATCCAATGCGACTGGGTCGGTGTTTGCCTCTCTATGGCTTGGGCTGTGTGTTTTATTCTGGCGACACAATGGGCAGGGGTTACCAGGAAGTGGAACAGTGGAGGCGTTTTGGCAACCCTCGTGCTTTCTGGTGTCTTGCCAGTGATTTTTGGTTTCTATGAATGGGCTATGAAGGACAAAGCTTACTTTCGCATCAgattgttgatgaggaGGTCCATTGCGTGAGTACTCTTGTTCAATTATTGACCTTCGTTGACATCCTGTTAGTGGCGCCTGTATTGTTAGTTACTTTGTGTTTGGCATCTTCATGATTCTTGTCTACTATCTTTCCTTGGCATATCAAGCTGTCTATCACAAATCAGCGACTGGTGCTGGTGTTCGACTTTTACCACTTATTCTCGTCCAGGTTGTTACCTTGATCATCTCATCTCGTATTATTCCCAAAATTGGCCGCTTTAAGCCGGTCATTACTGCTGGCCCAGTATTCTTGTCGATTGCTTCAGGCTTGTTTTATTCCATCAAATACTCCACTCCTATTGCCAATCTGTATGGATATCAAGTAATCTTGGGTGTGGGTATCGGTTGTTGCCTTCAGAATGTCATGGTATCTGTGCAACATGAGTTGAGGAAAGAGCCCTGGTTGATCTCCTTGGGTACTGGATTGACCGTCTTTAGTGAGATTTCTTATATGTTCTCTGTTGATTTGCTGACATACTGCAGTCGGCTTCTTTGGACGTATCACGGCTCTGTCCATGGCCGGTAGTGTGTTTGAAAACATGATACAACGACATCTCAAATCCTATGTTCCCGGCATCACGCCCGATATCGTCAAAGCTATTGTCAATGATGCTTCTGCCGTATGGACCGCCGTTCCCGAGGAGATGAGAGTTCCTGTCCTCGAAGCCTATACGAAGGCGCTCTCTCAAGTGTTCGTTATTGCATTACCAATGAGTCTCCTCGCTCTGGGAGGGGCTTTGTTAATGAAGAATGATAAGATGGTAAcaaaggaagaggaaaagaagtcGTTGGAGACCGCTAAGGAGGAGGCTGCGGCCAAGAAGGCGGTGAGTGAGGACGACTTGGAGCTGGGAGTTTCAAAGTCAGTGCAGTAAAGGAAGGGTACCAAAGAGAACAAGCTCAATCTATTTACTATTATATCTATCTCAATACCATAGACTACATTTTACCTCCAGTGTAATTTAATATACAACTTTTATCACTTTTCAACGCTGGCCATTTGGTGAAACTGAATAAAATTAAGGAGTAATGTCACGTGATGTGACTCGACGCGACGCGACTTTTCATGAGCAGTCCAGTCACTTTTGTAATTGATTTCTTGTTTTgtatctcttctccaatcCGTTTCTACCTCTTTTTGTCGTCTAGTTTTGTTTAGACAAAGAAAATTAGTGAAGATGATGTCGCAGTGctttcaatctttctgTGGTCTCTCCAAGCACCATCCTATagatcctcttccaccacTCCCGCCGCTTCGACAAGTTTTTCCTGGCACGATAGGAATTAGCGATGGTCCTCGGAATGGTTTGAATTCGACTTTCgttcatcttcaaatgcCTCTTGACGGTCATTTGGACCCTGATACCTATGAGAAGATTACCTCAGTAAGACATTGTGTATTGTGCAATCGCTCATCAACGAACCCCAATTAGGCAAAACAAAATGTTGATTTGGTTTTGTCGCACATGAGACTACTCATTAACAACGGAATGAGGAGGGAAAAGCAGCACATAGGCGAGGTGGACGATTGGAATCTTGCATGTCAATTTTATACTCGCCTAGCGTCATATGTCCTAACAGCCAACCCAATCGCAGATATACAGTTGTATCCGAAATTATTCAGAACAAATTTTGACCCAATGGTTCGTCACCTATTCTGGTTACACTACTGCTTTGCGTCAAATCCAAAAAGCCGATTGTTCTGCTTTTCAAGAGCAGTATCTCCACTTACGAGCGACTTCAGAGCCTCAGACTATTAGCAGGAGTTGGTGCAAGAATTCCTTACGACACGAAATGGGATTATCCTCAATCCCACATGATAATGGTCTATCTGGCGTTCGAGACTCTACTCACCAGTCCAATTGGGATCAATTCTCACATCAGGAGCCTTCGGCTGTCCTACACCGACATTCAGCACTTTTTGGGCAGCAATCTCAAGCTCCTGAATCATCTGATAAGCCTCCGCCTGTCCCCGACAAGCCCTCTCAATTCATTCATTCGCCGTCGTCTCAACTCCCTACTGAACTATCTTTCAATATACCAGATACTACCCGGAATGAATCTATTACAGTTCGGCCGGCTACCTGGCAAGCTATGCCAGAAATGAATGGCGCCTTACTCAAAGCTGTCAAGCGATTGAGTCAAACGCAAGGAGGATTCACAGATGATTATCTCCGAGTCCTCGAGCGAGTTTCAAAGCAGGAACAAGATTCTCCTTTCACCCACGACTCATCAATCGTCCAAGATACGCTTACTTCAGTGCCTCACAATGACCCACAAAACTCTATTAGGCTCACCCATACACCCTCATCCCCTCACACAAATGGGCCTGTGGCGCAGAGTCAGCAATCGAAAACTATTCCGAGGATAAGACCTCCATCACAAGCTATTTTTGCATCTCCAGTGATCGGTACAACGGATGATGTTGAATCGAATGGAATTCCTTTCGCCACTGAAGCTCTGAAAGAACACTTTGGCAACAAAGACTCAGGTAAAGGGCAGCATGCTAGAAAGTCTGAAAATGTCCCCTTGCAGCTAAACGAAGAGGTGAAGAGCTCTCCTACTTCCAACTCCATTAAAAAGTCTCCATCTACTTCGACTTTCGGCCCTCAAGAGTTATATACTACTAGCAAGCCTCATCCAACTTCCAAGGACCTTCCTCAGACTTCGCATGACTATAAGCTGTATTCTCAGTGTATCTCCAAAACGCCCTTTCCAATTACATCTTTGAGCAATACATCGCCCTTGACACTTGGACCAGACGCAATCGGCAAACCAAATCACATCCTTACAATATCGGACCACCCTTCAACGCAAAACCCAAGTTGTAGGGATATCCTTGAGGGTATTCCAAAATTGACTCCTAAGACCCCCATCGAAGCTCAAACCTCTAAGACGGCTCAACAGCGAAAATCGTCTTCGGATTTGGATTCAGTCAACCCAGCAGATATCCGACATAAGAATGCGTCTGTTCAGGAATTGCAAGCGCCCTTGCAACATCAGCAT
Proteins encoded in this region:
- a CDS encoding adenosylhomocysteinase, with the translated sequence MSTYKVADISLAAFGRKEIELAEHEMPGLMYLREKYGKSQPLKGARIAGCLHMTIQTAVLIETLTALGAQVTWSSCNIFSTQDHAAAAIAATGVPVYAWKGETEEEYLWCIDQTLKAFPDGKALNMILDDGGDLTSLVHEKYPKLLDDIKGVSEETTTGVHHLYKAFKEGKLKVPAINVNDSVTKSKFDNYYGCRESLVDGIKRATDIMLAGKVAVVAGFGDVGKGCAESLRSYGARVIVTEIDPINALQAAMAGFEVTTMEEAAPRGNVFVTTTGCRDIITGVHFEAMPEDAIVSNIGHFDVEIDIAWLKANAVECVNIKPQVDRFTMKSGRHLILLAEGRLVNLGCGTGHPSFVMSCSFANQVLAQIALWTNPEAYPLGVHMLPKSLDEEVARAHLAQLGIKLTTMTKVQADYLGLPVEGPYKPDYYRY